In a genomic window of Ipomoea triloba cultivar NCNSP0323 chromosome 3, ASM357664v1:
- the LOC116014049 gene encoding rab escort protein 1: MAMDDPTSYPPIEPSNFDLIVIGTGLPESIVAAAASAAGKSVLHLDSNSFYGSHYASLPLDDFTSFLQSHSNSASIPAPSQPHDESDYDLVPLCTRQVYSSIDVSAHSTEPLEHSRKFCIDLAGPRVLLCADDMINLILKTDINQYMEFKSVDASFICDGDGNLANVPDSRSAIFKDRSLSFPEKNQLMRFFKLVQGHLGGDDTESNKISEEDLECPFYEFLNRMGLSSKLKSIILYAITMATYDQENVDACKDVLKTRDGINHLALYHSSVGRFSNAPGAMIYPIYGQGELSQAFCRRAAVKGCIYVLRMPVHFLLKDKGSGNYKGVKLSSGQELFSHNLILAPSFVIPSAMVDSSAHCLQDGSFDFGREDVKEKLVKGICITKCSLKPDVANCLVFFPPGSLFPDQVTSIRVFQLSSNVAVCPSGMFVTYLSVICDDAVQGKKLLEAAINALFSIPVSGVPESNSADNPNSNTKPDLLWSALYVQELIKDSFDSFISVSMPDWKLHYSDLLSASVKIFQKIYPNEEFFPKAAPTKEHKDDGVSELEPSAEDVPELEPSAEDVPELEPSAEDVPELKPKPSVEDVPELKPSADGVPELEPSAEGVPVDGGVAEPKPSADGVPELEPSAVGVPELKSSAEGDPVGT, from the exons ATGGCGATGGATGACCCCACATCGTATCCGCCCATCGAACCCTCTAACTTCGATCTAATCGTAATCGGCACCGGTCTACCGGAATCCATCGTCGCGGCGGCCGCCTCTGCCGCCGGAAAATCCGTCCTCCACCTCGACTCCAACTCCTTCTACGGCAGTCATTACGCTTCTCTCCCCCTCGACGACTTCACTTCCTTTCTGCAATCCCATTCTAACTCCGCCTCCATTCCCGCTCCTTCCCAGCCCCACGATGAATCCGATTATGATCTCGTGCCTCTTTGTACTCGCCAGGTCTACTCCTCCATCGATGTCTCCGCGCACTCTACCGAACCTCTGGAGCACTCGCGAAAATTCTGCATCGATTTGGCTGGACCTAGGGTTCTGTTATGCGCCGATGATATGATCAATCTCATTTTGAAGACGGACATCAATCAGTACATGGAGTTCAAGTCTGTGGACGCGAGCTTTATTTGTGATGGAGACGGCAATTTGGCCAATGTGCCGGATTCGCGCAGTGCGATTTTCAAGGACCGTAGCTTGAGCTTTCCTGAGAAGAATCAGTTGATGAGGTTCTTCAAGCTGGTGCAGGGGCATTTGGGGGGCGATGACACTGAAAGTAACAAGATATCCGAGGAGGATCTGGAATGTCCGTTTTATGAATTCCTCAACAGAATGGGGCTTTCGTCCAAGCTAAAATC GATTATACTCTATGCAATAACCATGGCAACGTATGATCAGGAAAATGTGGATGCCTGTAAAGATGTTCTCAAGACAAGGGACGGGATAAACCATTTAGCTCTTTATCACTCTTCAGTTGGCAG GTTTTCTAATGCCCCTGGCGCTATGATTTACCCAATCTATGGTCAAGGGGAACTTTCACAAGCCTTTTGCCGTCGTGCTGCTGTGAAAGGCTGTATATAT GTTCTTCGGATGCCTGTCCATTTTCTTCTCAAGGACAAG GGCAGTGGAAATTATAAGGGTGTCAAATTGTCTTCTGGACAAGAATTGTTTAGCCATAATCTGATATTAGCTCCATCATTTGTAATTCCCTCTGCTATGGTTGATTCTTCTGCTCATTGTCTGCAAGATGGTTCTTTTGATTTTGGTAGAGAAGATGTAAAAGAGAAGCTGGTTAAGGGAATATGCATTACAAAATGCTCATTAAAACCAGATGTGGCAAACTGCTTGGTGTTCTTTCCTCCCGGAT CTTTGTTCCCTGACCAGGTGACTTCAATCCGTGTCTTCCAGTTAAGCAGCAATGTTGCAGTTTGCCCCTCTGGAAT GTTTGTGACTTACCTTTCAGTTATATGTGATGATGCTGTGCAAGGGAAGAAATTACTGGAGGCAGCCATTAATGCATTGTTCTCTATTCCTGTTTCTGGAGTTCCTGAAAGTAACTCTGCAGATAATCCAAATTCAAATACGAAGCCTGATTTACTTTGGAGTGCGTTGTATGTACAGGAGCTGATAAAG GATTCATTTGATTCCTTCATATCTGTCTCTATGCCTGACTGGAAGCTGCATTACAGTGATCTTTTGTCTGCATCAGTGAAG atatttcaaaaaatataccCTAATGAAGAATTCTTTCCAAAAGCTGCACCCACCAAGGAGCACAAGGATGATGGTGTGTCTGAGCTCGAGCCTTCAGCTGAAGATGTGCCCGAGCTCGAGCCTTCAGCTGAAGATGTGCCCGAGCTCGAGCCTTCGGCTGAAGATGTGCCCGAGCTCAAGCCCAAGCCTTCGGTTGAAGATGTGCCCGAGCTCAAGCCTTCGGCTGATGGTGTGCCCGAGCTTGAGCCTTCGGCTGAAGGTGTGCCTGTGGATGGTGGTGTGGCCGAGCCCAAGCCTTCGGCAGATGGTGTGCCCGAGCTCGAGCCTTCGGCTGTAGGTGTGCCTGAGCTCAAGTCTTCGGCTGAAGGTGATCCTGTTGGGACGTAG